In Sphingomonas sp. LT1P40, the DNA window GCATCGGGCATGCCGTCATCGTCGCTATCGACCGGCGCGGTCCCGGACCGCAGCACCGGCCAGCCACCATCCTGTCCCTCGTTATCGATGATCCGCCCGGTCTTGTTGCGCACCCCGGCAACCACCTTCAAATCCACCGCATCGCGCACCAGCGACGCACCCGCTCCGGCCAACACCCGCGCATAAGCGCGCGGTGCCGGATCGCTCGCGACCGCACCGACATCCAGCGGTGCCGCAAGCCAGTAACCGGTTGGGATATTGCCCCGCACCAGCGTCTTCTGATCCGCCGGGATCACCCCGTTCATGCTGTTGCCCGACCACCAGGCGCGCGCCAGCTGGTTCTGCTCCTCGAACGCCACATCACCCTTGCTGTCCGGCCCGGCGATGTAGCTATTGTCGATGAAATTATACTGGTTGTGCGTCGAAACATCGAAGTTATAGCCCGCCCGCTCGCGGCCCCAATTGTAGAAGATGTTGGAGCGGAACTCCATCATCGGTCCCTTGTCGTCCTCCGACGGCAGCGAGTAATTGCCCGGTCGTGGCATCCGGTCGAGATGATTGGCCCACAGATTATGGTGCCAGCTCATCTTCGCCCCGCGCGCGCCGCGCACCAGACTGCCAAAGCCATGCTCGCCCTTGTCATGGTTCGATTTGCGCAGCGAATTGGCAATAATCGACCATTGCACGGTCAGGTCCCACACCCCGTCGCCCGGCTTGTCGTAATGCGCCGATGCCGACAGCGTCTCGTCGATCGACCAGCTGGTGGAAACATGGTCGAGGATGATCCGCCGCCCTTTGGTCACCGTGATCGCGTCCTGCTGCGTCCGCGAAGCCGCGCCCAGCCGCGCGCGGATGTAACGCACCACCACATCGTTCGCGGCGATGTTGAGCGAGCGGTCGCGGATCGTAATGCCGTCGCCCGGTGCTGTCTGCCCGGCGATGGTCAGCCGCCCGTTGGTGACGACGATATCGGACTTCAGCGCGATCGTGCCGGAGACGTTGAACACCACCGTGCGCGGCCGCTCCGCCTCCAGCGCGGCACGCAAACTGCCAGGGCCAGCGTCGTTCAGATTGGTGACCGCAATCACCCGCCCGCCGCGCCCACCCTCGGAGAAACGCCCCGCGCCCTCCGCTCCGGGAAAGGCCGGAATCTTCGGGGTCTCGCTTTGCGCAAGCGCCTGGGCGGCGCTGGCGAGCAGAAGGGCGCTGACCAGCCGCATCAGAAGGACGAGAACAGCGCGTCGCGCGCCAGCCGCAGCGCGGTCACCGCATCGTGCCGATCCTGCGCCGCCTGCATCGCCTCGAAATCCAGCTTGTCGAGCGCGCGCTCAATCCCCTTCAGGAAGCTGATCGCGCCATTGGCGACGTCCAGCGAATCCTCGCGGAACGGGAACTGGTCGAGCTGCCACACCCCCTCCCACTTGTTCTTGCGCAGCGTGTAAAAGAATTCGAACAGCTCGATCGGGTGGACCGACCCCGCCATCAGATCGTCGTCCCAGCTGCGGAAATTGTCGTTCACATCCATGCCGAACAACCGGCCATGGTCGATCGCCAGCTGCGCCGAATCCGCCGGACTTTCGCCGCCATAGAGCGCGTGACCGAAATCGAGCAGGATGCCCACGTTAGGGAGCCCCATGCGCTCGATCCCCAGCAACGTGCGCGACACGCTGTCATAGCTCATATGGCAACGCGGCTCGCGCGGCTTGTATTCTATCACGAATTTCAAATCGGGGTTCTGGCTGGCCAGTTCGCCAATCCCCTCGACGCTCTGCTGCCACAATTTGCGGTGATCGACCTGAAACGGATAGTCCCAGCCATCCTGCCCCGGCCATAATTTGACGTAATCCGCGCCGAACCGCCGCACGACATTCGCGGCGTCGTTGCACATCTCGTTCGCCAGCCGCCGAATGCCGGGATCGGGGTTGGTGAACGCGCCCTTGGCGAACTGTCGCGTGTAAATCTCAGGTGTGATGCCGATCACGGACAAATTGTTGCGCTTCAGCGCTTCCTCGACCGTGTCGAGCGACAGGCTGGAATCGACGAACGGATAGTTGATGTCGACCACTGACAGATGCTCGACCTGTCCGGCCAGATCGATCATCTCGACCAAGGTGCGCGGCGGGCCATAGCCATCGGTCGCATAGCGATCGACATAGGTTGCGAAATGCCAGATTCCCGCGCCGTATTTCTGCTCGCTCACGTTTCAATCCTCGTCCAATTGCTTCGGAAATTCAGGCGATCATCACCTCGACGCCGACCGCCTCGATCGCGGCGCGATCCGCATCACGGATGCCGTCGTCGGTGACCAGCACATGGACCATGTCGATCCCGCCCAGTGCCGAGAAGGAACGCGCGCCGATCTTGCTCGAATCCGCGACCAAGATGACGCGCTCTGCCGCCTCGATCATCGCCTGTTTCACCGGAATGTCGGACAGCGCCGGATAGGTCAGCCCCGCCTCCAGATCGATCGCCGCCGTCGCCAGGAACAGCTTCTGCACGAACAGCCCACGGAAATAATCGGCGGAACGCTCGCCCGACAGCGACAATGTCGGTGCCTTGAAGTGCCCGCCGGTCATGTGAACGTCGAACCCCGGCTCCGCGCCCAGCATCAGCGCGATATTCAGCGCGTTGGTAATGACGGTCATGTCGTGCCGCCCGACCAGCTGCGCCGCCACCTCGGTCGTGGTCGATCCCGAATCGAGGATGATGGTCTCGCCATCGCCGACCAATGCCGCCGCTGCGCGCCCGATGCGCTGCTTGGCATCCATATTCTCCAGATGCTGCAACGCCATCGCCCGCACCTGCTGCGTCACCGATTTCAGGAAGGCACCGCCATGCTCGCGCACGATATGGCCGTCGGCCTCCATCTTCTCCAGGTCCTGGCGCATCGTCACTTCGGACACGTCGAACGCCTCGGCGAGCGTGCGGACGCGTGCGCTGCCTTCTTCCTGAAGCCACTCCAGAATCTTCGCGCGGCGCGCTTCGCCGAGCAGTCGGGATCGTGACCCGCCGCTCATGCGCCGTGCCCGATATGCTGGAACTGAAGGATGCCCGTCGCCATTACCGCTCCCATCCGCATCCAGCCTCGTGACCAGCGCGATTTGCGCATTGGGTAACGGAAACTTTCGCATTCTGTCAATTTTTTTGCATTGCGGCATTTCAAACGAAAGCAATCGTAAGCAAATGGCTTGTGTTTGTTTCGACTCACGGTTATTCCCTGCAGCAGGAGAGGAAAATAATGGCACATCCGGGAACGCTTCGGTCCGCCGACGCGCACCTTCATACG includes these proteins:
- a CDS encoding sugar phosphate isomerase/epimerase family protein gives rise to the protein MSEQKYGAGIWHFATYVDRYATDGYGPPRTLVEMIDLAGQVEHLSVVDINYPFVDSSLSLDTVEEALKRNNLSVIGITPEIYTRQFAKGAFTNPDPGIRRLANEMCNDAANVVRRFGADYVKLWPGQDGWDYPFQVDHRKLWQQSVEGIGELASQNPDLKFVIEYKPREPRCHMSYDSVSRTLLGIERMGLPNVGILLDFGHALYGGESPADSAQLAIDHGRLFGMDVNDNFRSWDDDLMAGSVHPIELFEFFYTLRKNKWEGVWQLDQFPFREDSLDVANGAISFLKGIERALDKLDFEAMQAAQDRHDAVTALRLARDALFSSF
- a CDS encoding DeoR/GlpR family DNA-binding transcription regulator, with protein sequence MSGGSRSRLLGEARRAKILEWLQEEGSARVRTLAEAFDVSEVTMRQDLEKMEADGHIVREHGGAFLKSVTQQVRAMALQHLENMDAKQRIGRAAAALVGDGETIILDSGSTTTEVAAQLVGRHDMTVITNALNIALMLGAEPGFDVHMTGGHFKAPTLSLSGERSADYFRGLFVQKLFLATAAIDLEAGLTYPALSDIPVKQAMIEAAERVILVADSSKIGARSFSALGGIDMVHVLVTDDGIRDADRAAIEAVGVEVMIA
- a CDS encoding pectate lyase family protein codes for the protein MRLVSALLLASAAQALAQSETPKIPAFPGAEGAGRFSEGGRGGRVIAVTNLNDAGPGSLRAALEAERPRTVVFNVSGTIALKSDIVVTNGRLTIAGQTAPGDGITIRDRSLNIAANDVVVRYIRARLGAASRTQQDAITVTKGRRIILDHVSTSWSIDETLSASAHYDKPGDGVWDLTVQWSIIANSLRKSNHDKGEHGFGSLVRGARGAKMSWHHNLWANHLDRMPRPGNYSLPSEDDKGPMMEFRSNIFYNWGRERAGYNFDVSTHNQYNFIDNSYIAGPDSKGDVAFEEQNQLARAWWSGNSMNGVIPADQKTLVRGNIPTGYWLAAPLDVGAVASDPAPRAYARVLAGAGASLVRDAVDLKVVAGVRNKTGRIIDNEGQDGGWPVLRSGTAPVDSDDDGMPDAWERARGLDPARADGAADRDKDGYSNLEEYLNELAAGKGPA